aaaaaggaAACTTTACACAAACAGCCAGCCACAGAGTTGCCCGTCTGCCGTGCTGCGCAGACTATCACCTTGCACGAACGGGTCTTGCACTCCCCGCCTATAAAGGCCCGGCACGTGGGCACCTGGCCACGGTACAATCAACCGTGCACCTCCTCCTGTTGCAGAATTGACGGCGAGCTCACCGATCCGGTCACAGTGCGTCGCAGCAAAAGTAACTGACTGGTGGGTTCCGTAGTATGTCCGCCTCGCTCGTGTTCTATTCGCCACTTGGCGCGCACTGTTCTACGGGTCGAGGTCATCCAGCTCAGGACGGGGCCACGCTACGATTCCTTTGGGTGCACTTTATCAGGCCTGAGCTTACCGTTTTTTGACATTAGATTTTTCGGTTCTCTTTAGAAGGCATGATGCCATCGTTCCAGAGAACTCTTCGAATGCTCTACTGAAATTTTGTaggaatttgaatttgaaaaagAATTTAGGCATAACCCATAAGAATATGCTTAGTGATATactgtatttaaaaaaatgttagtaaCTAAAACCCCTACAACAattatggacggagggagtacaacattatGGTGCATGATGGGAATATACATAATATTTGTGGTATCAACCTTCTCATCAAAAGAAGGGCGCTTCTATGATAAATAGGTCTTTGAAATTATAAAGTATGTCAATTCCTTATTTCAAACAAGCCTTAGATGTCGTGTTGTAATATAACCAATATCATtgctctatttttttttcttttgttgtgcTAGATACAGAATTTGCCTATAGTCCAAGTAAAAAAACATCCAaccttttctcaaaaaaaaacatcCAACCCTATGCACACCATACACAAAATGCACATTCCCGTCGTTGTCTTGGTGTTTATGGTTTAGGTAAGGGTACTTGTGTACATTGGCGAATAGTACCACCATTCAATAATATTGACATGATTATTCTCACAAGTGATTTTTTTCGTTCACATAGTTTCACTACATACTATTAGGGTTTGTATattatgttttgcatcttttttctAATTATCCATTTTAAGAAATCATAATCCTGAGACCATAACAAAAGAGGGGGCACACTAGTTTGTCGATAAATGACACAACAAATGGAGTGAGAGCGTGTACGAGTATGATAAATGGCTCTTTTATGTGAGACGGACCAAAGAAACCAATTATATGGCAGCCCACTCTTGAAACATAGTATGTTGCACATCTATAACTAAGATTTCCTTTTAAGCGTCCAATGCAGAGTTGAAGTACTCACCTACAAATTTTGAAACAACATATGCACATTACAAAATTGTTTGCACTTATCGTGTTGTTTCTGGCTTTCCTTCCTTTGACTCCTTCTGTGCATAGACAGTTAGCTATATACCCTTTTTTTAGGCCCTGGCCGTAGAACAACTGTTCTTCAGTATTTTCATTAATAAAAATATATACAAAGTACAACAAGAATAAAAGTTCATCCAATGCCTGTTCTATGAGTTAACATGGTTAAATTACAAGAAACGAGTGATCCAGTCTTCAATCTGATCTGCCTTGGCTTGCTTTGCTCTGAGTTTGGTAACTTGAAGTCCTTCTGTGAGGTAGTATTTCCATGAGTTCAGATGTGCCGCTGCTGTTCGGAAAATTTTATCATTTCTGACCATCCATGTGCTCCAACATCCCATAATGATGATTTCCAGAGCTAAGTTTTTAGGGTGCTGGTGTTTAGCTAGAAGGATTTCATCATAATTTGAGATGCCACGTTGCTTGTTTGGGATCATAATTTCCAGAGCTATATACTTTTGTTCAAGATATACATGTATGAACTTCACAAAATATGTGCATCcataaaagtttttgtttttttagttctAGCGCATATCTGCTAAAAGAAGGTGCAACATTACTTATGTAGCACTGGTGTCACCTTTTTGAAGTAATCATATCATCATGATTCTACGCCCCAGGGATTCGACGTTCTCATTTCAAACCTTAGAATAGACGTTCTTTTAGAATAAAAAATGGATTAATTTATGATGCACAAATACCATTCGTCATCAATTTTTCCCACGCAATTGCGTTTTCATTGATATTGACAAGAAATTCCGACATACTTGGTACCAGAATAGTCAGTGTTGCGGATTTACCAAACAATTATatattttgagttttacaaaaaaaagaTATGACAATGAAAGTTTCAAAAAATGTCATTGTGTATTTTTCTACATACTTTTATTGCTATTTATTTGAGGATTAATATTCACTTGAGAAACACATGTATTCATTTAAAATGGAATTGTTATAATTTTGAttaaaaatgaatatcatgttttCTAGTATGATTTAACACTCCTGAAGAGTATGACATGATGCAGGATCAGGAAAACTATTTATGGTTCTTTTACATAGTTGTCACTATCAATGGTGAATGGTTCTTTTATAAAGCGGGGGGAACCCTTTATCGTCACAaacatattacaagtttataactCTGCAAGTCAAACACACATTCGCCGTTGTAAATCTTGCTGTTGTGTCACTTACACATGGAAAATGGGTATTTATTATTTCCCCACAACAGCTAAAGTGTAAAACAAAATCTGAAGTAATCAAAATATGGGAATACCTTTTTGTATGTAAATATGTAATCATTTGATGTTGAAATGAAAAACACAAATATATGTGATATAGGTCACGCATGTTGAGAAACCGTTTGCGCCAAGAACCCTAGCTAAGCTGAAACTTCATCAATTCTTTAGTGAACTCCTttcttttctcttgcatttatacCCGCGTTGAGTGGATGGAGGACTCAGTTTGATTTCTCGGAGGTGTATATATATAGCTTTTCCATCTCCAATTTCACATGTTTTTTTATGCTAGATCGCGCAACAATCCCTTTTCTCTTTCATTTGAGTACTTCACTAGATCCTACTCAGCTGTGATAGCATATGAGTAAGACCAAGTCACCTAggcagtgacacctacaccaaaaATCAACACCAAAGCAAGTTTGATGAAAAGATACCACCTCTGCTATTTTTTTAAGACAAACAACTGTAGTGGTGTAGATCTTGCACATAATTGTAGATGATCCATGGTCTACTTCTCGTTGTCGTTGTTTTTGACGACCAACCATGCAAGGCGTGGAGTCGAAAAGTAGGAAGAAAAAGAAGTCTAGCAAGTATATCGATAGATGAATTTGATGACAGCATGATGCATGTTGTTCCTTTCAACTTTTCAACACAAGTTAGGCACTCATATATGTACTTTGTTGGTTTGAATATGACATTTCTGAATTACAAagtaaataaattatatatgaggTCTACAGTTGCTACGTAACCCAACCACAAACTGAGCTTTCATCTCATGCATCGAGCTGCTGAATCACACGTCCTCTCTTTCTATCCTTCACAAAAACTTCTTGGTCACAATAATGCTCCTCCTCCTACTACTACTAGCAAAAAAAAACCAATGAAAGTTGCCAAGAGGCGCCTGGAATCGTAATAAATTCGGCGAACGACGTTGCGACAGGCCCCCGACCGAGCGCCCGGAAGAGAACAAGCGCGCAGCAATCAGGCGCGAGCACGAGGCGGCCCAGGGCCCAGGGGAATAACAATCAGTGCGCTGACGTGGATCCGATTGGTCATGGGACCCCATCCGACGGCCCAGACCCTTTTCCTCTTCTTTTATCTTcccccctcctccctcccaccctctcgcaGTCGCAGATTCCCACCCTCGTCTCATCCTCTCCACACGCGCACATACGCACTTccatggccgccgcctcccctcctcccagctccgcctcctcgcgccttTTACGGACTTTGCGAGCGTACGTGTGCTAGGGTGGATCGCGCAAGAGCAGAGGCGTACGTCTTGGTTTGTCGTTAAGGGAGGAGCTAGGCCGTGGTGTGGGGTGGAGCTAGCTGGGGGATAACCCGATGAGGCGAACGACGAGCTTGACGGAGGTCGCGCCGCCGTCGGTGCTGGCGGTGGTgttggaggaagaggacgaggacgagCAGGTCAAGGCGGTGGTGCAGGCCGAAGAAGGTGGCGCCGGCGGGGGGCAGGACTGGCTGGCGGCCCTAGGCGGCGGCAGCGGTGCCCCCGGGACGGACTGGCTAGCGGCGTACCGCGCGCGCGCGGCGCCGGcgcgggcggggctccggcggaaCTCGGCCGACTACTCCAAGGTCGAGACCGCCGCGTTCCTCCGCCACTGCGGCCTCTGCCGCCGCCTCCTCGGCCCCGGCCGCGACACCTTCATGTACAAGTACGTGAGCTGTCCACTCCTGCATGCACGTGCATCCATGGCCAAGTCGTACCACTAATCTGTTGCTTTGCTTCTGCTTCCGTTGCACGATTTTTCAGGGGCGAGGCGGCGTTCTGCAGCCTGGAGTGCCGGCAGCAGCACATAACGCACGAGGAGTGGAAGGACAAGTGCACGTCAAGGTCCAtgagcgaggcggcggcgccggcgaccaGCCGCGGCCGCTCCGGCAAGACCGACACCGGCGGCACGGTGGCGGCGGCCTGACCTGACAGCGCACGAGAGGCAGGCAGGCTATCATCTTCCGAAGCTACCTGCCGGCCAGTAGCTCTGGAAGCTCTCGCTTCTCACCGCCCGCTACGCATGTATTACTCTCGTACGTACGTACGAACGCCTCCAATATGAATCGCTGGTAATCGATCTGTGGAGGCCGTCAGCCACCGCTGGTCGATCGATCGACCATCGCCTCAGTACAACTGCATAGCTTTTTTATTAATTATTGTATGTACACTTGGAGCTCGAATCCGTTTCTGAGATCGTTCCTTCCTACGGTACTACTCCACCACTGATCGATTAGTTAATTGCATCACCTCATCCTCACGGATCTTATCTTGTTTGGCTTTGTGCATCCTGGACGCTTGAGATTGCAGTACTGCGTAGACCGAATACGTTAACAAAATTGCACTTTAATGAAGAGAGAAAAACAATCTTATCTTGCCTAGTGTAATCAAGTCTTGGTGATGTGTGCAGTCAAAAATATATGTGATCACTGTTGTTACGTGCTCGTGAGGCCGCCGCCAGGCTGAAAGTTAAGAATCATTGAACCAGTCGCGTGGTAACTAATCAATCCCGTGAGTAAATCTGAGAATGGTTTTTGATTAACCGGGGCCAACGGTTTGGTTTTTTACCTTGGGCTTGATTTGTTTGGGTTGTGATGGGCCCAGACTGTTATCAGTTTAGTTTGGTTTGGTTTTGCGTAAAAATAAGTTGGGTATGGTTGGGTTTGGGCCTAAATGGTTTCGGCGTTGACAGTTGTGAATCGTGGTTCAGAACCGGTTCTTAAACTAGACGTACCCACACGACACGCCGCGGCTGGACAGACACGTACATACGCTACGCGACGCGGTTCGGCGGGACACACATGTATTTAGCTGCTACTGTACATCAATTacgttgctagctagcttgcttgccgGTTAGCTTGCACATACAGCAGATTGAATTGGTTTCAACCCAAAACTAAGAACCAGGTTAAGCCCATATATCCAAGAGTGGTTTGGTTTTGGTAGAGGTGGACAGAGTGCACAGTTTGGTTTGGTTTTGGTTGTGCGCGGTGATTGGAGGTTTGGTTTAGTTTTGATTTAAACTCCACattgattggttatggtttaggtTTAGTTCAGTTATATGACCATTGCCAGGTTTACCCGTGAGCAGCGCTGCAGCAGTGTATTAAAGCTTGTTGGCTCTCATGATACGGATATGGGCTGTGTGTTTTACTATTAACCACTTGCTCACTAATTGCAACAATAAGACAAAATTCAGACGAAT
This window of the Triticum aestivum cultivar Chinese Spring chromosome 5D, IWGSC CS RefSeq v2.1, whole genome shotgun sequence genome carries:
- the LOC123121373 gene encoding FCS-Like Zinc finger 6 → MRRTTSLTEVAPPSVLAVVLEEEDEDEQVKAVVQAEEGGAGGGQDWLAALGGGSGAPGTDWLAAYRARAAPARAGLRRNSADYSKVETAAFLRHCGLCRRLLGPGRDTFMYKGEAAFCSLECRQQHITHEEWKDKCTSRSMSEAAAPATSRGRSGKTDTGGTVAAA